In Xiphophorus maculatus strain JP 163 A chromosome 2, X_maculatus-5.0-male, whole genome shotgun sequence, one genomic interval encodes:
- the gcnt3 gene encoding beta-1,3-galactosyl-O-glycosyl-glycoprotein beta-1,6-N-acetylglucosaminyltransferase 3, whose amino-acid sequence MTNTKLRTRWTFFFSLSLACLFLSFAFWETAIDRSSPSQFHIPDQFFADLPACLAIIAGAAEGTKAEIKELLASRRRKTTLSEDFYINATKDCAAYIENRGFISVPLSEEEQNFPIAYSIVIHQKIEMFERLLRSIYAPQNIYCVHIDLKSSLSFHEAVKKIVSCFPNVFVASKLESVVYASWSRVQADLNCMKDLLHSEVQWRYLLNTCGTDFPIKTNREMVKVLKVLNGRNSLETEATSASKKARWQYHHNVTNRIIRTDERKSPPPISSPMFSGNAYFVVSRAFVKYLMQNGNGEIQKFMEWEKDTYSPDEHMWATLQRMSSVPGSMPSNGKYDTSDMMALARVVKWSYLTGDVNKGAPYYPCTGAYRRAVCVYGTGDLLWLLRQQHLFANKFDPEVDDISIRCLESVLHFKALGYDPLGSLQNPNLL is encoded by the coding sequence ATGACTAACACAAAACTCCGGACAaggtggactttttttttttctctcagcctGGCTTGTTTGTTCCTTTCCTTTGCTTTTTGGGAAACCGCCATTGATAGAAGTTCGCCCTCTCAATTTCATATCCCGGATCAGTTTTTCGCTGACCTGCCTGCCTGTTTAGCTATCATCGCTGGAGCTGCAGAGGGTACCAAGGCTGAAATAAAAGAGCTTCTAGCATCCAGGAGAAGGAAAACAACTCTTTCTGAGGATTTCTACATTAATGCAACAAAAGATTGTGCAGCTTACATTGAGAATAGAGGTTTCATTTCAGTGCCTTTAAGTGAGGAGGAACAAAATTTTCCCATTGCATACTCCATAGTGATACACCAGAAGATTGAGATGTTTGAACGACTCTTACGATCTATTTATGCTCCACAGAACATCTACTGTGTCCATATTGACCTGAAGTCTTCACTGTCTTTTCACGAGGCTGTGAAGAAAATAGTTTCCTGCTTTCCCAATGTTTTTGTAGCCAGTAAATTAGAAAGTGTTGTGTATGCTTCATGGTCCAGAGTACAGGCAGATCTGAACTGCATGAAAGATCTGCTGCACTCTGAAGTTCAGTGGAGATACCTTTTGAATACCTGTGGGACAGACTTTCCCATTAAAACCAACAGGGAGATGGTGAAGGTTCTGAAAGTCCTTAATGGGAGGAACAGCTTGGAAACTGAAGCCACCAGTGCCTCCAAGAAAGCTCGCTGGCAGTACCACCACAATGTCACCAACAGGATCATCAGAACAGACGAGAGAAAAAGCCCGCCACCCATCAGCAGCCCAATGTTCTCAGGAAACGCCTACTTTGTGGTCTCAAGGGCCTTTGTGAAATACCTGATGCAGAACGGGAACGGAGAGATTCAGAAATTCATGGAGTGGGAAAAAGACACATACAGTCCAGACGAGCACATGTGGGCCACCCTGCAGAGGATGTCCTCTGTTCCTGGATCAATGCCCTCAAACGGCAAATATGACACGTCGGACATGATGGCTCTCGCCCGAGTTGTCAAGTGGTCTTATTTAACAGGAGACGTGAACAAAGGAGCTCCGTACTATCCATGTACGGGGGCCTACAGGAGAGCGGTGTGTGTGTACGGCACTGGCGATCTCCTGTGGCTTCTGAGACAGCAGCACCTCTTTGCAAATAAGTTCGACCCAGAAGTTGATGACatttccatcaggtgtttggaGTCAGTTCTGCATTTCAAAGCTTTGGGTTATGACCCCCTGGGCTCTCTGCAAAATCCAAATCTCTTGTAG
- the bnip2 gene encoding BCL2/adenovirus E1B 19 kDa protein-interacting protein 2 isoform X2 — translation MASDVKESEAMLKGVSDTSLNNSNPDCVTPSRTDGDLGNRQTTSLASSGVSRKEGGQDLQGSSASALENCEKSRRENVTKTRRTTPGKVQKQSGGGSPAPVSLPKAHSPPGASGSLERQESVATTEARLRMEGVELKEEWQDEDFPRPLPEEEDLDEFFSGTSEERDPGYGENQSKKAKKKLSAPDMSLTLDRSEGSLLSDELEEITDLDLDDMETPSDNSNEFEWEDDLPKPKTTEILQKTVDSVQEYSASEEREEGRRWRIFRFGDQDHRVDMKAIEPYKKVISHGGYYGDGLNAIIVFAVCFMPESGQPNYRYIMDNLFKYVIGTLELLVAENYMIVYLNGATSRKKMPAVSWLRKCYQQIDRRLRKNLKSLIIVHPSWFIRTLLALTKPFISSKFSQKVKYVYSLKTLAELVPMEYVAIPECIKQFDAEKNRKSNKRVDQEIFGKVEMAAAAVPE, via the exons ATGGCATCGGACGTGAAAGAAAGTGAAGCGATGTTGAAGGGTGTAAGTGATACAAGTTTGAACAATAGCAACCCGGATTGTGTCACACCCAGCAGGACTGATGGGGATTTGGGAAACAGGCAGACAACTAGTCTCGCGTCTTCCGGAGTGTCGAGAAAGGAGGGTGGCCAGGATTTACAGGGTAGCTCAGCCTCAGCGTTGGAAAATTGCGAAAAATCTCGTCGAGAAAATGTGACCAAAACAAGAAGAACAACGCCAGGAAAAGTGCAAAAACAGTCTGGAGGAGGAAGCCCTGCCCCGGTTAGCCTTCCCAAGGCGCATTCACCGCCAGGAGCATCAGGAAG CTTGGAGCGGCAAGAGTCAGTCGCCACTACAGAAGCTCGTCTGAGAATGGAAGGAGTTGAGCTGAAGGAAGAGTGGCAAGATGAAGACTTCCCACG GCCCCTCCCAGAGGAAGAGGATCTTGATGAGTTTTTTTCTGGAACCTCTGAAGAGAGAGACCCTG GTTATGGAGAGAACCAAAGCAAGAAGGCCAAGAAAAAACTCTCTGCTCCAGACATGAGTTTGACTCTGGACCGCAGCGAAGGATCTCTTCTCTCTGATGAGTTGGAGGAAATTACAGATCTGGACCTGGACGACATGGAGACGCCCTCAGACAACAGCAATGAATTTGAATGGGAAG atGACCTTCCTAAACCAAAAACCAcagaaatattacagaaaacCGTTGATTCAGTCCAGGAATATTCGGCCTCAGAGGAGCGGGAAGAAGGACGACGATGGAGGATTTTCCGTTTTGGAGATCAAGATCACAGAGTGGACATGAAGGCCATTGAACCGTACAAGAAAGTCATCAGCCATGGGG GTTATTACGGAGATGGTTTGAATGCCATCATTGTGTTTGCTGTTTGCTTCATGCCTGAGAGTGGTCAACCAAACTACAGATACATCATGGATAatttattcaa GTATGTCATTGGCACACTGGAGCTGCTGGTTGCTGAGAATTACATGATTGTGTATTTGAATGGGGCAACGTCTCGGAAAAAGATGCCAGCTGTTAGCTGGCTCAGAAAGTGCTACCAGCAGATTGATCGCAG GTTACGGAAAAACCTAAAATCGCTGATAATTGTCCATCCCTCCTGGTTCATTCGTACCCTGCTGGCACTCACAAAACCCTTCATAAG CTCCAAGTTTTCTCAGAAAGTCAAGTATGTGTACAGCTTGAAAACCCTTGCTGAACTTGTCCCTATGGAGTACGTGGCCATTCCAGAATGTATCAAACA GTTTGATGCcgaaaaaaataggaaaagcaataaaag AGTTGACCAGGAAATATTCGGGAAGGTGGagatggctgctgctgctgttcctgAGTGA
- the bnip2 gene encoding BCL2/adenovirus E1B 19 kDa protein-interacting protein 2 isoform X5 encodes MASDVKESEAMLKGVSDTSLNNSNPDCVTPSRTDGDLGNRQTTSLASSGVSRKEGGQDLQGSSASALENCEKSRRENVTKTRRTTPGKVQKQSGGGSPAPVSLPKAHSPPGASGSSLERQESVATTEARLRMEGVELKEEWQDEDFPRPLPEEEDLDEFFSGTSEERDPGYGENQSKKAKKKLSAPDMSLTLDRSEGSLLSDELEEITDLDLDDMETPSDNSNEFEWEVQEYSASEEREEGRRWRIFRFGDQDHRVDMKAIEPYKKVISHGGYYGDGLNAIIVFAVCFMPESGQPNYRYIMDNLFKYVIGTLELLVAENYMIVYLNGATSRKKMPAVSWLRKCYQQIDRRLRKNLKSLIIVHPSWFIRTLLALTKPFISSKFSQKVKYVYSLKTLAELVPMEYVAIPECIKQFDAEKNRKSNKRVDQEIFGKVEMAAAAVPE; translated from the exons ATGGCATCGGACGTGAAAGAAAGTGAAGCGATGTTGAAGGGTGTAAGTGATACAAGTTTGAACAATAGCAACCCGGATTGTGTCACACCCAGCAGGACTGATGGGGATTTGGGAAACAGGCAGACAACTAGTCTCGCGTCTTCCGGAGTGTCGAGAAAGGAGGGTGGCCAGGATTTACAGGGTAGCTCAGCCTCAGCGTTGGAAAATTGCGAAAAATCTCGTCGAGAAAATGTGACCAAAACAAGAAGAACAACGCCAGGAAAAGTGCAAAAACAGTCTGGAGGAGGAAGCCCTGCCCCGGTTAGCCTTCCCAAGGCGCATTCACCGCCAGGAGCATCAGGAAG CAGCTTGGAGCGGCAAGAGTCAGTCGCCACTACAGAAGCTCGTCTGAGAATGGAAGGAGTTGAGCTGAAGGAAGAGTGGCAAGATGAAGACTTCCCACG GCCCCTCCCAGAGGAAGAGGATCTTGATGAGTTTTTTTCTGGAACCTCTGAAGAGAGAGACCCTG GTTATGGAGAGAACCAAAGCAAGAAGGCCAAGAAAAAACTCTCTGCTCCAGACATGAGTTTGACTCTGGACCGCAGCGAAGGATCTCTTCTCTCTGATGAGTTGGAGGAAATTACAGATCTGGACCTGGACGACATGGAGACGCCCTCAGACAACAGCAATGAATTTGAATGGGAAG TCCAGGAATATTCGGCCTCAGAGGAGCGGGAAGAAGGACGACGATGGAGGATTTTCCGTTTTGGAGATCAAGATCACAGAGTGGACATGAAGGCCATTGAACCGTACAAGAAAGTCATCAGCCATGGGG GTTATTACGGAGATGGTTTGAATGCCATCATTGTGTTTGCTGTTTGCTTCATGCCTGAGAGTGGTCAACCAAACTACAGATACATCATGGATAatttattcaa GTATGTCATTGGCACACTGGAGCTGCTGGTTGCTGAGAATTACATGATTGTGTATTTGAATGGGGCAACGTCTCGGAAAAAGATGCCAGCTGTTAGCTGGCTCAGAAAGTGCTACCAGCAGATTGATCGCAG GTTACGGAAAAACCTAAAATCGCTGATAATTGTCCATCCCTCCTGGTTCATTCGTACCCTGCTGGCACTCACAAAACCCTTCATAAG CTCCAAGTTTTCTCAGAAAGTCAAGTATGTGTACAGCTTGAAAACCCTTGCTGAACTTGTCCCTATGGAGTACGTGGCCATTCCAGAATGTATCAAACA GTTTGATGCcgaaaaaaataggaaaagcaataaaag AGTTGACCAGGAAATATTCGGGAAGGTGGagatggctgctgctgctgttcctgAGTGA
- the bnip2 gene encoding BCL2/adenovirus E1B 19 kDa protein-interacting protein 2 isoform X4, whose product MASDVKESEAMLKGVSDTSLNNSNPDCVTPSRTDGDLGNRQTTSLASSGVSRKEGGQDLQGSSASALENCEKSRRENVTKTRRTTPGKVQKQSGGGSPAPVSLPKAHSPPGASGSSLERQESVATTEARLRMEGVELKEEWQDEDFPRPLPEEEDLDEFFSGTSEERDPGYGENQSKKAKKKLSAPDMSLTLDRSEGSLLSDELEEITDLDLDDMETPSDNSNEFEWEDDLPKPKTTEILQKTVDSVQEYSASEEREEGRRWRIFRFGDQDHRVDMKAIEPYKKVISHGGYYGDGLNAIIVFAVCFMPESGQPNYRYIMDNLFKYVIGTLELLVAENYMIVYLNGATSRKKMPAVSWLRKCYQQIDRRLRKNLKSLIIVHPSWFIRTLLALTKPFISSKFSQKVKYVYSLKTLAELVPMEYVAIPECIKQVDQEIFGKVEMAAAAVPE is encoded by the exons ATGGCATCGGACGTGAAAGAAAGTGAAGCGATGTTGAAGGGTGTAAGTGATACAAGTTTGAACAATAGCAACCCGGATTGTGTCACACCCAGCAGGACTGATGGGGATTTGGGAAACAGGCAGACAACTAGTCTCGCGTCTTCCGGAGTGTCGAGAAAGGAGGGTGGCCAGGATTTACAGGGTAGCTCAGCCTCAGCGTTGGAAAATTGCGAAAAATCTCGTCGAGAAAATGTGACCAAAACAAGAAGAACAACGCCAGGAAAAGTGCAAAAACAGTCTGGAGGAGGAAGCCCTGCCCCGGTTAGCCTTCCCAAGGCGCATTCACCGCCAGGAGCATCAGGAAG CAGCTTGGAGCGGCAAGAGTCAGTCGCCACTACAGAAGCTCGTCTGAGAATGGAAGGAGTTGAGCTGAAGGAAGAGTGGCAAGATGAAGACTTCCCACG GCCCCTCCCAGAGGAAGAGGATCTTGATGAGTTTTTTTCTGGAACCTCTGAAGAGAGAGACCCTG GTTATGGAGAGAACCAAAGCAAGAAGGCCAAGAAAAAACTCTCTGCTCCAGACATGAGTTTGACTCTGGACCGCAGCGAAGGATCTCTTCTCTCTGATGAGTTGGAGGAAATTACAGATCTGGACCTGGACGACATGGAGACGCCCTCAGACAACAGCAATGAATTTGAATGGGAAG atGACCTTCCTAAACCAAAAACCAcagaaatattacagaaaacCGTTGATTCAGTCCAGGAATATTCGGCCTCAGAGGAGCGGGAAGAAGGACGACGATGGAGGATTTTCCGTTTTGGAGATCAAGATCACAGAGTGGACATGAAGGCCATTGAACCGTACAAGAAAGTCATCAGCCATGGGG GTTATTACGGAGATGGTTTGAATGCCATCATTGTGTTTGCTGTTTGCTTCATGCCTGAGAGTGGTCAACCAAACTACAGATACATCATGGATAatttattcaa GTATGTCATTGGCACACTGGAGCTGCTGGTTGCTGAGAATTACATGATTGTGTATTTGAATGGGGCAACGTCTCGGAAAAAGATGCCAGCTGTTAGCTGGCTCAGAAAGTGCTACCAGCAGATTGATCGCAG GTTACGGAAAAACCTAAAATCGCTGATAATTGTCCATCCCTCCTGGTTCATTCGTACCCTGCTGGCACTCACAAAACCCTTCATAAG CTCCAAGTTTTCTCAGAAAGTCAAGTATGTGTACAGCTTGAAAACCCTTGCTGAACTTGTCCCTATGGAGTACGTGGCCATTCCAGAATGTATCAAACA AGTTGACCAGGAAATATTCGGGAAGGTGGagatggctgctgctgctgttcctgAGTGA
- the bnip2 gene encoding BCL2/adenovirus E1B 19 kDa protein-interacting protein 2 isoform X1 yields the protein MASDVKESEAMLKGVSDTSLNNSNPDCVTPSRTDGDLGNRQTTSLASSGVSRKEGGQDLQGSSASALENCEKSRRENVTKTRRTTPGKVQKQSGGGSPAPVSLPKAHSPPGASGSSLERQESVATTEARLRMEGVELKEEWQDEDFPRPLPEEEDLDEFFSGTSEERDPGYGENQSKKAKKKLSAPDMSLTLDRSEGSLLSDELEEITDLDLDDMETPSDNSNEFEWEDDLPKPKTTEILQKTVDSVQEYSASEEREEGRRWRIFRFGDQDHRVDMKAIEPYKKVISHGGYYGDGLNAIIVFAVCFMPESGQPNYRYIMDNLFKYVIGTLELLVAENYMIVYLNGATSRKKMPAVSWLRKCYQQIDRRLRKNLKSLIIVHPSWFIRTLLALTKPFISSKFSQKVKYVYSLKTLAELVPMEYVAIPECIKQFDAEKNRKSNKRVDQEIFGKVEMAAAAVPE from the exons ATGGCATCGGACGTGAAAGAAAGTGAAGCGATGTTGAAGGGTGTAAGTGATACAAGTTTGAACAATAGCAACCCGGATTGTGTCACACCCAGCAGGACTGATGGGGATTTGGGAAACAGGCAGACAACTAGTCTCGCGTCTTCCGGAGTGTCGAGAAAGGAGGGTGGCCAGGATTTACAGGGTAGCTCAGCCTCAGCGTTGGAAAATTGCGAAAAATCTCGTCGAGAAAATGTGACCAAAACAAGAAGAACAACGCCAGGAAAAGTGCAAAAACAGTCTGGAGGAGGAAGCCCTGCCCCGGTTAGCCTTCCCAAGGCGCATTCACCGCCAGGAGCATCAGGAAG CAGCTTGGAGCGGCAAGAGTCAGTCGCCACTACAGAAGCTCGTCTGAGAATGGAAGGAGTTGAGCTGAAGGAAGAGTGGCAAGATGAAGACTTCCCACG GCCCCTCCCAGAGGAAGAGGATCTTGATGAGTTTTTTTCTGGAACCTCTGAAGAGAGAGACCCTG GTTATGGAGAGAACCAAAGCAAGAAGGCCAAGAAAAAACTCTCTGCTCCAGACATGAGTTTGACTCTGGACCGCAGCGAAGGATCTCTTCTCTCTGATGAGTTGGAGGAAATTACAGATCTGGACCTGGACGACATGGAGACGCCCTCAGACAACAGCAATGAATTTGAATGGGAAG atGACCTTCCTAAACCAAAAACCAcagaaatattacagaaaacCGTTGATTCAGTCCAGGAATATTCGGCCTCAGAGGAGCGGGAAGAAGGACGACGATGGAGGATTTTCCGTTTTGGAGATCAAGATCACAGAGTGGACATGAAGGCCATTGAACCGTACAAGAAAGTCATCAGCCATGGGG GTTATTACGGAGATGGTTTGAATGCCATCATTGTGTTTGCTGTTTGCTTCATGCCTGAGAGTGGTCAACCAAACTACAGATACATCATGGATAatttattcaa GTATGTCATTGGCACACTGGAGCTGCTGGTTGCTGAGAATTACATGATTGTGTATTTGAATGGGGCAACGTCTCGGAAAAAGATGCCAGCTGTTAGCTGGCTCAGAAAGTGCTACCAGCAGATTGATCGCAG GTTACGGAAAAACCTAAAATCGCTGATAATTGTCCATCCCTCCTGGTTCATTCGTACCCTGCTGGCACTCACAAAACCCTTCATAAG CTCCAAGTTTTCTCAGAAAGTCAAGTATGTGTACAGCTTGAAAACCCTTGCTGAACTTGTCCCTATGGAGTACGTGGCCATTCCAGAATGTATCAAACA GTTTGATGCcgaaaaaaataggaaaagcaataaaag AGTTGACCAGGAAATATTCGGGAAGGTGGagatggctgctgctgctgttcctgAGTGA
- the bnip2 gene encoding BCL2/adenovirus E1B 19 kDa protein-interacting protein 2 isoform X3 — translation MASDVKESEAMLKGVSDTSLNNSNPDCVTPSRTDGDLGNRQTTSLASSGVSRKEGGQDLQGSSASALENCEKSRRENVTKTRRTTPGKVQKQSGGGSPAPVSLPKAHSPPGASGSSLERQESVATTEARLRMEGVELKEEWQDEDFPRPLPEEEDLDEFFSGTSEERDPGYGENQSKKAKKKLSAPDMSLTLDRSEGSLLSDELEEITDLDLDDMETPSDNSNEFEWEDDLPKPKTTEILQKTVDSVQEYSASEEREEGRRWRIFRFGDQDHRVDMKAIEPYKKVISHGGYYGDGLNAIIVFAVCFMPESGQPNYRYIMDNLFKYVIGTLELLVAENYMIVYLNGATSRKKMPAVSWLRKCYQQIDRRLRKNLKSLIIVHPSWFIRTLLALTKPFISSKFSQKVKYVYSLKTLAELVPMEYVAIPECIKQFDAEKNRKSNKRFRVAAVYI, via the exons ATGGCATCGGACGTGAAAGAAAGTGAAGCGATGTTGAAGGGTGTAAGTGATACAAGTTTGAACAATAGCAACCCGGATTGTGTCACACCCAGCAGGACTGATGGGGATTTGGGAAACAGGCAGACAACTAGTCTCGCGTCTTCCGGAGTGTCGAGAAAGGAGGGTGGCCAGGATTTACAGGGTAGCTCAGCCTCAGCGTTGGAAAATTGCGAAAAATCTCGTCGAGAAAATGTGACCAAAACAAGAAGAACAACGCCAGGAAAAGTGCAAAAACAGTCTGGAGGAGGAAGCCCTGCCCCGGTTAGCCTTCCCAAGGCGCATTCACCGCCAGGAGCATCAGGAAG CAGCTTGGAGCGGCAAGAGTCAGTCGCCACTACAGAAGCTCGTCTGAGAATGGAAGGAGTTGAGCTGAAGGAAGAGTGGCAAGATGAAGACTTCCCACG GCCCCTCCCAGAGGAAGAGGATCTTGATGAGTTTTTTTCTGGAACCTCTGAAGAGAGAGACCCTG GTTATGGAGAGAACCAAAGCAAGAAGGCCAAGAAAAAACTCTCTGCTCCAGACATGAGTTTGACTCTGGACCGCAGCGAAGGATCTCTTCTCTCTGATGAGTTGGAGGAAATTACAGATCTGGACCTGGACGACATGGAGACGCCCTCAGACAACAGCAATGAATTTGAATGGGAAG atGACCTTCCTAAACCAAAAACCAcagaaatattacagaaaacCGTTGATTCAGTCCAGGAATATTCGGCCTCAGAGGAGCGGGAAGAAGGACGACGATGGAGGATTTTCCGTTTTGGAGATCAAGATCACAGAGTGGACATGAAGGCCATTGAACCGTACAAGAAAGTCATCAGCCATGGGG GTTATTACGGAGATGGTTTGAATGCCATCATTGTGTTTGCTGTTTGCTTCATGCCTGAGAGTGGTCAACCAAACTACAGATACATCATGGATAatttattcaa GTATGTCATTGGCACACTGGAGCTGCTGGTTGCTGAGAATTACATGATTGTGTATTTGAATGGGGCAACGTCTCGGAAAAAGATGCCAGCTGTTAGCTGGCTCAGAAAGTGCTACCAGCAGATTGATCGCAG GTTACGGAAAAACCTAAAATCGCTGATAATTGTCCATCCCTCCTGGTTCATTCGTACCCTGCTGGCACTCACAAAACCCTTCATAAG CTCCAAGTTTTCTCAGAAAGTCAAGTATGTGTACAGCTTGAAAACCCTTGCTGAACTTGTCCCTATGGAGTACGTGGCCATTCCAGAATGTATCAAACA GTTTGATGCcgaaaaaaataggaaaagcaataaaag GTTTAGAGTTGCTGCAGTTTATATttg A
- the bnip2 gene encoding BCL2/adenovirus E1B 19 kDa protein-interacting protein 2 isoform X6 → MASDVKESEAMLKGVSDTSLNNSNPDCVTPSRTDGDLGNRQTTSLASSGVSRKEGGQDLQGSSASALENCEKSRRENVTKTRRTTPGKVQKQSGGGSPAPVSLPKAHSPPGASGSSLERQESVATTEARLRMEGVELKEEWQDEDFPRPLPEEEDLDEFFSGTSEERDPGYGENQSKKAKKKLSAPDMSLTLDRSEGSLLSDELEEITDLDLDDMETPSDNSNEFEWEDDLPKPKTTEILQKTVDSVQEYSASEEREEGRRWRIFRFGDQDHRVDMKAIEPYKKVISHGGYYGDGLNAIIVFAVCFMPESGQPNYRYIMDNLFKYVIGTLELLVAENYMIVYLNGATSRKKMPAVSWLRKCYQQIDRRLRKNLKSLIIVHPSWFIRTLLALTKPFISSKFSQKVKYVYSLKTLAELVPMEYVAIPECIKHFPAPLKV, encoded by the exons ATGGCATCGGACGTGAAAGAAAGTGAAGCGATGTTGAAGGGTGTAAGTGATACAAGTTTGAACAATAGCAACCCGGATTGTGTCACACCCAGCAGGACTGATGGGGATTTGGGAAACAGGCAGACAACTAGTCTCGCGTCTTCCGGAGTGTCGAGAAAGGAGGGTGGCCAGGATTTACAGGGTAGCTCAGCCTCAGCGTTGGAAAATTGCGAAAAATCTCGTCGAGAAAATGTGACCAAAACAAGAAGAACAACGCCAGGAAAAGTGCAAAAACAGTCTGGAGGAGGAAGCCCTGCCCCGGTTAGCCTTCCCAAGGCGCATTCACCGCCAGGAGCATCAGGAAG CAGCTTGGAGCGGCAAGAGTCAGTCGCCACTACAGAAGCTCGTCTGAGAATGGAAGGAGTTGAGCTGAAGGAAGAGTGGCAAGATGAAGACTTCCCACG GCCCCTCCCAGAGGAAGAGGATCTTGATGAGTTTTTTTCTGGAACCTCTGAAGAGAGAGACCCTG GTTATGGAGAGAACCAAAGCAAGAAGGCCAAGAAAAAACTCTCTGCTCCAGACATGAGTTTGACTCTGGACCGCAGCGAAGGATCTCTTCTCTCTGATGAGTTGGAGGAAATTACAGATCTGGACCTGGACGACATGGAGACGCCCTCAGACAACAGCAATGAATTTGAATGGGAAG atGACCTTCCTAAACCAAAAACCAcagaaatattacagaaaacCGTTGATTCAGTCCAGGAATATTCGGCCTCAGAGGAGCGGGAAGAAGGACGACGATGGAGGATTTTCCGTTTTGGAGATCAAGATCACAGAGTGGACATGAAGGCCATTGAACCGTACAAGAAAGTCATCAGCCATGGGG GTTATTACGGAGATGGTTTGAATGCCATCATTGTGTTTGCTGTTTGCTTCATGCCTGAGAGTGGTCAACCAAACTACAGATACATCATGGATAatttattcaa GTATGTCATTGGCACACTGGAGCTGCTGGTTGCTGAGAATTACATGATTGTGTATTTGAATGGGGCAACGTCTCGGAAAAAGATGCCAGCTGTTAGCTGGCTCAGAAAGTGCTACCAGCAGATTGATCGCAG GTTACGGAAAAACCTAAAATCGCTGATAATTGTCCATCCCTCCTGGTTCATTCGTACCCTGCTGGCACTCACAAAACCCTTCATAAG CTCCAAGTTTTCTCAGAAAGTCAAGTATGTGTACAGCTTGAAAACCCTTGCTGAACTTGTCCCTATGGAGTACGTGGCCATTCCAGAATGTATCAAACA TTTTCCTGCCCCTCTTAAGGTTTGA